From the Mycoplasmatota bacterium genome, one window contains:
- a CDS encoding pentapeptide repeat-containing protein, whose translation MIDTHEDKRIKELRVDCKKCFGLFCVALYFSASEGFPTNKEAGKPCINLQSDFTCSVHKNLRNKGLRGCSAYDCFGAGQKVSQVTFGGHDWRQAPKSSKQMFEAFLIMRQLHEMIWYLTQATLLQTDQGIKDEIYSLLNDTEELTHLDTDSLLALDIVAHRTKVNRLLKNTSELVRSNVRNGKNTPSKNRSDNPHQLDYFGVDLRKTNLRGADLRGACLIAANLRGVDLTGADLIGADLRDADISGADLTKCIFLTQAQLNTAKGDSHTKLPVMLIRPTYWSKY comes from the coding sequence ATGATAGACACACATGAAGATAAACGTATTAAAGAATTGAGAGTTGACTGTAAGAAATGTTTCGGACTATTCTGTGTAGCATTATACTTTTCAGCTTCTGAAGGATTCCCAACGAATAAAGAAGCAGGTAAGCCTTGTATTAACTTACAATCTGACTTTACCTGTTCTGTTCATAAAAATCTTAGAAATAAGGGTCTTAGGGGATGTAGCGCATATGACTGCTTTGGTGCTGGTCAAAAGGTATCTCAAGTCACTTTTGGTGGACATGACTGGAGACAAGCGCCCAAATCTTCTAAGCAAATGTTTGAAGCATTCCTGATTATGAGGCAACTTCATGAAATGATATGGTATCTTACTCAAGCAACTCTCCTTCAAACAGACCAAGGTATCAAAGATGAGATTTATTCATTACTGAACGATACTGAAGAACTTACTCATCTTGACACTGATTCTCTATTAGCACTGGATATAGTAGCTCATAGAACCAAGGTTAATAGGTTACTTAAAAATACTAGTGAGCTAGTTCGTTCTAATGTCCGCAATGGAAAGAACACTCCTTCAAAAAATCGAAGCGACAACCCTCACCAATTAGATTATTTTGGAGTTGACTTGAGAAAAACCAATCTTAGAGGTGCCGATCTAAGAGGTGCATGTCTTATTGCAGCCAACCTCAGAGGAGTCGATTTAACTGGAGCTGATCTCATAGGAGCTGATTTGAGAGACGCCGATATTAGTGGAGCTGATCTCACAAAATGCATCTTCCTTACCCAAGCCCAACTTAACACAGCTAAAGGTGATTCTCATACAAAGTTACCAGTAATGCTAATTCGCCCAACCTATTGGTCAAAATATTAA